One part of the [Pantoea] beijingensis genome encodes these proteins:
- a CDS encoding acyl-homoserine-lactone synthase has protein sequence METNIRIEPRNNFNKTELRDIHQLRAKIFKDRMGWEVPILSGMEIDGYDALDPYYMVIRNNTDRVCGCWRLLPTKGPYMLKDTFPELLHGVLAPVSERVWELSRFAIETDNNNHFGFAQRAMDAMRKIVTFADENGIDKYVTVTTVPIERLLRHAGVDITRFGIPLNIGKERAVALEIHLGEKTRLALFQ, from the coding sequence ATGGAAACAAATATCAGAATTGAGCCACGTAATAATTTCAATAAAACTGAACTGAGAGATATTCATCAATTAAGGGCAAAAATATTTAAGGATCGTATGGGCTGGGAAGTTCCGATATTAAGTGGTATGGAGATCGATGGCTACGATGCTCTTGACCCCTACTATATGGTGATCCGTAATAATACTGACCGCGTCTGCGGTTGCTGGCGTTTATTGCCAACTAAAGGTCCATATATGTTGAAAGATACCTTCCCCGAACTGTTACATGGCGTTTTAGCCCCTGTAAGTGAGCGAGTATGGGAGTTGAGCAGGTTTGCAATTGAAACAGATAACAACAACCATTTTGGCTTTGCTCAACGCGCGATGGATGCGATGAGAAAAATCGTTACGTTCGCGGATGAAAACGGTATAGATAAATACGTAACTGTAACGACAGTCCCGATTGAACGTTTACTCCGCCATGCAGGTGTTGATATAACACGATTTGGCATACCACTTAATATAGGAAAGGAGCGTGCTGTCGCATTGGAAATTCATCTCGGAGAAAAAACTCGATTGGCACTATTTCAGTAG
- a CDS encoding SDR family NAD(P)-dependent oxidoreductase, which translates to MNVTNNPYYKRALITGGTGGIGKPIVKRLCDDGFSPIIISRSTERLTKLVLELKEQYPHLDIISEVCDISVPHDVKTLFKILNERSIEISILVNGAGISGGGITSKISDELWLNVMNTNLNGMFYVTRELLHLNMIKPGGRIINIASTGGKQGVIYGSPYCASKHGMVGFTKALGLELARNNSGVTVNAVCPGFVETEMAERVREHYAAIWDVEVEEARCRIEERIPIGRYITVEEVAAMVSYLSSPLASGVTAQAINVCGGLGNY; encoded by the coding sequence ATGAATGTAACAAATAATCCATATTATAAGCGAGCTTTGATTACCGGTGGAACCGGTGGTATTGGTAAACCAATTGTAAAAAGACTATGTGACGATGGTTTTTCACCCATTATTATTTCTCGTTCGACAGAACGGTTGACGAAACTGGTCTTGGAGCTTAAAGAACAATATCCTCATCTTGATATTATTAGTGAGGTTTGTGATATCTCAGTTCCTCATGACGTGAAGACTCTTTTTAAAATTTTAAATGAGCGTAGTATCGAAATTAGCATATTAGTTAATGGTGCCGGTATTTCAGGTGGAGGAATTACATCTAAAATTAGTGATGAATTATGGTTGAACGTTATGAATACTAACTTAAATGGCATGTTCTATGTGACACGGGAATTACTACATTTAAACATGATAAAACCTGGCGGACGTATAATTAACATTGCTTCAACGGGGGGGAAGCAGGGAGTTATTTATGGTTCACCCTACTGCGCATCCAAGCATGGCATGGTGGGATTCACTAAGGCGCTGGGCCTTGAACTGGCACGTAATAATTCAGGTGTCACAGTTAATGCGGTGTGTCCAGGTTTCGTCGAAACAGAAATGGCTGAACGAGTCAGAGAACACTATGCCGCTATTTGGGATGTAGAGGTGGAGGAGGCGCGATGCCGTATTGAAGAACGTATCCCTATTGGTCGATATATCACGGTAGAAGAAGTAGCCGCCATGGTGTCATATCTTTCTTCACCTCTTGCCAGCGGTGTTACTGCCCAAGCGATAAATGTTTGCGGTGGGCTAGGAAATTATTGA